A stretch of the Teretinema zuelzerae genome encodes the following:
- a CDS encoding type II toxin-antitoxin system VapC family toxin → MNYLLDTHTFLWTVSNTENLSKKALEIIKNPKNEVFVSAVSFWEISIKTRLKKINLDKIEPEELLTIAERMDFQVISLTPEEAITYHKLKENTHNDPFDRMLIWQSISRNMTIISKDQEFYKFVPYGLKLSW, encoded by the coding sequence ATGAATTATTTATTAGATACCCATACTTTTCTTTGGACTGTTTCAAATACAGAAAACCTATCTAAAAAAGCATTAGAAATAATTAAAAATCCTAAGAATGAAGTTTTTGTAAGTGCCGTAAGCTTCTGGGAAATATCAATAAAAACTAGATTAAAAAAAATAAATCTTGATAAAATAGAACCAGAAGAATTGTTAACAATTGCAGAAAGAATGGATTTTCAAGTAATTAGTTTAACACCCGAAGAAGCAATCACATATCATAAATTAAAAGAAAACACACATAATGATCCTTTCGACAGAATGCTTATTTGGCAAAGCATATCGAGAAATATGACTATAATAAGTAAAGATCAAGAGTTTTATAAATTTGTACCGTACGGATTAAAGCTTAGTTGGTAA
- a CDS encoding endo-1,4-beta-xylanase — MLKERPTKTATVSAVCIAVGLLGLISGCASPKNLHELASKKNLNFGVAIQAGDVLSLETSALLKEHFNLIVPENTMKWKNIRPTKTFWNWSDMDNMVDFAEKNGMVIRGHTFVWHQQNAPYVDSLKTKDEAVAMLTEQITMVMERYKGRVFEYDVANEVLNEDGTLRDTVWLRTIGPEYIDIAFKAARAADPKARLVLNDYSNEYAGTAKGDAFYELCKDMKNRGIPIDGAGLQLHLVAEHTFNREGLLAQIRRFAELGMFVTFTEIDVRIAMPSSPEKEAQQTEIFKGLMEIAATEPNTGHFVVWGYTDAKSWIPGTFPGYGSAHLFDKASQPKPVFEDLKKILADSPKRKK, encoded by the coding sequence ATGCTCAAAGAGCGACCAACCAAAACCGCCACTGTTTCCGCCGTCTGCATCGCCGTCGGGCTCCTCGGCCTGATAAGCGGCTGCGCCTCGCCCAAAAACCTTCATGAACTCGCATCGAAGAAAAATCTCAACTTCGGAGTCGCCATCCAGGCAGGAGACGTTCTCAGCCTTGAAACCAGCGCCCTCCTGAAAGAACACTTCAACCTCATCGTCCCTGAAAACACCATGAAATGGAAAAACATCAGGCCGACGAAAACCTTCTGGAACTGGTCCGACATGGACAACATGGTGGACTTCGCCGAAAAAAACGGAATGGTGATCCGCGGACACACCTTCGTTTGGCACCAGCAGAACGCTCCCTACGTCGACAGCCTTAAAACAAAGGACGAAGCGGTCGCCATGCTCACCGAACAAATTACCATGGTGATGGAGCGCTATAAAGGAAGAGTCTTCGAGTACGACGTCGCGAACGAAGTCCTCAACGAGGACGGAACTCTGCGCGACACGGTCTGGCTCAGAACCATCGGCCCCGAATACATCGACATCGCGTTCAAAGCCGCCCGCGCGGCCGACCCCAAGGCCCGCCTCGTCCTCAACGACTACAGCAACGAATACGCCGGAACCGCGAAAGGCGACGCCTTCTACGAACTGTGCAAGGACATGAAAAACCGCGGAATCCCGATAGACGGCGCCGGCCTTCAGCTCCACCTCGTCGCGGAACACACGTTCAACCGCGAAGGCCTGCTCGCGCAAATCCGCCGCTTCGCCGAACTCGGAATGTTCGTCACCTTCACCGAAATAGACGTCCGCATCGCAATGCCCTCAAGCCCGGAAAAGGAAGCTCAGCAAACCGAGATATTCAAAGGCCTCATGGAAATCGCGGCGACAGAGCCGAACACCGGACACTTCGTCGTATGGGGCTACACCGACGCGAAAAGCTGGATCCCCGGCACCTTCCCCGGCTACGGCTCGGCCCACCTCTTCGACAAGGCATCCCAGCCCAAGCCCGTCTTCGAGGACCTCAAAAAAATCCTCGCAGACTCTCCCAAGCGTAAAAAATAA
- a CDS encoding AAA family ATPase, whose amino-acid sequence MIKPKCIVITGRPGSGKTTLTDKLSKHLYIPKVSRDELKEGYVNTFGIKHDLLPKDTNRIVNDIFKDTVIQLLESKISLIIEAAFDHKIWEYFVSDFMKVANVIIIICDIDATKSALRHLERGLANPKREYYHGDKGVSVYRETGYFEPGEKYDLPEFDVPTLLVSTEKEYCPTIEEIETFINEDS is encoded by the coding sequence ATGATTAAACCGAAATGTATAGTAATTACAGGACGACCAGGTTCTGGAAAAACTACGTTAACTGATAAACTATCAAAACACTTGTATATTCCTAAAGTTAGTCGTGATGAGCTCAAAGAAGGATATGTGAATACTTTTGGTATTAAACATGATCTTTTACCAAAAGATACTAATAGAATAGTAAATGATATTTTTAAGGATACAGTAATTCAGTTGCTTGAATCAAAAATATCTTTGATTATTGAAGCTGCTTTTGATCATAAAATTTGGGAATATTTTGTATCCGATTTTATGAAAGTTGCAAATGTAATTATTATAATATGCGATATTGATGCAACCAAAAGTGCATTACGCCATTTGGAAAGAGGTTTGGCAAATCCAAAACGTGAATATTATCATGGTGATAAAGGAGTTTCTGTTTATAGAGAAACTGGTTATTTTGAGCCAGGTGAAAAATATGATCTTCCTGAATTTGATGTACCTACATTACTAGTTTCTACTGAAAAAGAGTATTGTCCAACAATTGAAGAAATAGAAACTTTTATTAATGAAGATAGTTGA
- a CDS encoding NYN domain-containing protein — MKGTISIALYFDLENVNEKLNLSKLLESITLNIEEDLSPIFAIKLACGDTNGIAKFREQMKDLNFNIREAPHVSQKNLKNRADLILSVEAFESLYQKSPEIDLYVFITSDTDFTVIMDKLRKYGKQVWLVTRKTDKDKKLFTSSTDEILVIEDNFLEEEQANKSIVKLEKELMSLGFDANESNKIKEVIESFEKDKWYNGALFGKKIKNIMKDFSYKGKKVNSQTKLLAHLTKANYVETRKDEKSEQFRIIA, encoded by the coding sequence ATGAAAGGAACGATTTCGATTGCATTGTATTTTGATCTGGAAAATGTAAACGAGAAATTGAATCTGAGCAAATTGCTGGAATCAATTACATTGAATATCGAAGAGGATTTGTCTCCTATTTTCGCGATTAAATTGGCATGCGGGGATACTAACGGCATAGCGAAATTCCGCGAACAGATGAAGGATTTGAATTTCAATATTCGCGAGGCGCCGCATGTGTCTCAAAAGAATCTGAAAAACAGGGCCGATTTGATCTTGTCGGTAGAGGCTTTTGAAAGTTTGTATCAAAAATCGCCGGAGATCGATTTGTATGTGTTTATCACTTCGGATACCGATTTCACGGTTATTATGGATAAATTGAGGAAGTACGGCAAGCAGGTCTGGCTGGTGACAAGAAAGACGGATAAGGATAAAAAGCTGTTCACAAGCAGCACCGATGAGATCCTGGTTATAGAAGATAATTTTCTCGAGGAAGAGCAGGCGAATAAAAGCATCGTAAAGTTGGAAAAAGAATTGATGAGTCTGGGCTTCGACGCGAACGAGAGTAATAAGATCAAGGAAGTGATCGAGTCCTTCGAAAAGGATAAGTGGTACAACGGAGCGTTGTTCGGAAAGAAGATCAAGAATATAATGAAGGATTTTTCTTACAAGGGTAAAAAGGTCAACAGCCAGACTAAGTTGCTAGCACACTTAACGAAGGCTAATTATGTGGAAACCAGGAAAGACGAGAAAAGCGAGCAGTTCAGAATAATAGCATAA
- the tnpB gene encoding IS66 family insertion sequence element accessory protein TnpB (TnpB, as the term is used for proteins encoded by IS66 family insertion elements, is considered an accessory protein, since TnpC, encoded by a neighboring gene, is a DDE family transposase.), protein MILRKDTRVFVQLGYTDMRKQINGLSALVQAERSSGPFDGSYYVFCGKTKKVIKVLYWDRTGFCLWLKRLEKDSFPWPQGESDLTEITRNQIRLLLRGIDIWKAHKEVQCSIAG, encoded by the coding sequence ATGATTCTGAGGAAAGACACACGGGTATTTGTCCAGTTGGGGTACACAGATATGAGGAAACAGATTAACGGATTATCAGCACTTGTTCAGGCAGAACGTTCTTCAGGACCATTCGATGGCTCATATTATGTTTTCTGCGGCAAGACGAAGAAGGTTATTAAAGTCTTGTATTGGGATCGGACTGGTTTTTGCCTGTGGCTCAAACGTCTTGAAAAGGACAGCTTTCCCTGGCCGCAGGGAGAATCGGATCTGACAGAAATCACAAGAAACCAGATTCGATTGTTGCTACGCGGTATCGATATCTGGAAAGCTCACAAAGAAGTGCAGTGTTCCATCGCCGGGTAA
- a CDS encoding IS256 family transposase: protein MAYESEYTLLEQVIQMLAANGDNKFSRVIEVVVNEAMKIERAKALNAEPYERTEERTGHANGFKDKTLNLATGKVLLKVPQVRGMEFYPSCIEKGMRSERALKLAIAEMYVKGVSTRRVSDIVEILCGTEVSSSQVSRLAKELDEEITSWKAQPVGQIQYLVLDATYESVRVGSQVVKQALLVAIGVDYSGNRHILDAEVANSEAEVNWRSFLEDLVRRGMHGLRMITSDDHSGLRAAIDAVFPGILWQRCQFHLQQNAHSYVTKKDDIPLVAADIRKVFNAPDRENAERYLQQLVEKYQKTHPRLAAWADVNIREGLSVFNIPENHRRKMRTSNLAERQMKEINRRTKVVGVFPNAESLLRLAASMLIEQNDQWQNDKRYLPESTDRPALNEIYRKKVA from the coding sequence ATGGCCTACGAATCAGAATATACACTTTTGGAGCAAGTGATCCAGATGCTGGCAGCGAATGGGGACAATAAATTTTCTCGTGTTATCGAAGTGGTCGTCAATGAGGCCATGAAGATCGAGCGAGCAAAGGCTCTCAACGCCGAACCATATGAACGCACGGAAGAGCGTACTGGGCATGCCAATGGATTTAAAGACAAGACGCTCAATCTTGCGACCGGGAAAGTCCTCTTGAAAGTACCACAAGTTCGCGGGATGGAGTTTTACCCCAGCTGCATCGAGAAAGGCATGCGCAGTGAGCGTGCTCTCAAGCTCGCCATCGCCGAAATGTATGTCAAAGGAGTAAGTACCCGCAGGGTCTCGGATATCGTCGAAATTCTTTGTGGCACCGAAGTCAGCTCGTCCCAGGTCAGCAGGCTGGCAAAGGAGCTCGATGAAGAGATTACGTCTTGGAAGGCGCAGCCTGTCGGACAGATTCAATACTTGGTACTTGATGCGACCTATGAATCGGTGCGCGTCGGTTCCCAGGTGGTCAAGCAGGCTCTTCTAGTGGCTATTGGCGTTGATTACAGCGGGAATCGGCATATTCTTGACGCCGAAGTCGCGAACAGTGAGGCAGAGGTAAACTGGCGTTCCTTTCTCGAGGATCTCGTACGACGAGGGATGCACGGCCTTCGAATGATCACCAGTGATGACCACTCAGGACTTCGCGCTGCAATCGATGCTGTCTTCCCTGGAATTCTGTGGCAACGCTGCCAGTTTCATCTGCAGCAGAATGCCCACTCCTACGTCACGAAAAAAGATGACATCCCGCTGGTAGCCGCCGATATTCGGAAGGTGTTCAATGCGCCTGACCGCGAGAATGCAGAACGATATTTGCAACAGCTCGTTGAAAAATATCAAAAAACCCATCCGCGTTTAGCGGCTTGGGCCGATGTAAATATACGGGAAGGATTGAGTGTATTCAACATCCCTGAAAATCACAGGAGGAAGATGCGAACATCGAATCTGGCAGAACGCCAGATGAAGGAGATTAACAGGCGAACGAAAGTAGTGGGTGTTTTCCCGAACGCCGAGAGTTTACTTCGCCTTGCGGCTTCTATGCTGATCGAACAAAACGACCAGTGGCAGAATGACAAACGGTACTTGCCTGAGTCAACCGACCGACCTGCTTTGAACGAAATTTACAGAAAAAAGGTTGCATAA
- a CDS encoding IS256 family transposase, giving the protein MAYESEYTLLEQVIQMLAANGDNKFSRVIEVVVNEAMKIERAKALNAEPYERTEERTGHANGFKDKTLNLATGKVLLKVPQVRGMEFYPSCIEKGMRSERALKLAIAEMYVKGVSTRRVSDIVEILCGTEVSSSQVSRLAKELDEEITSWKAQPVGQIQYLVLDATYESVRVGSRVVKQALLVAIGVDYSGNRHILDAEVANSEAEVNWRSFLEGLVRRGMHGLRMITSDDHSGLRAAIDAVFPGILWQRCQFHLQQNAHSYVTKKDDIPLIAADIRKVFNAPDRENAERYLQQLVEKYQKTHPRLAAWADENIREGLSVFNIPENHRRKMRTSNLAERQMKEINRRTKVVGVFPNAASLLRLAAAMLIEQNDQWQNDKRYLPESNDRPALNEIYRKKVA; this is encoded by the coding sequence ATGGCCTACGAATCAGAATATACACTTTTGGAGCAAGTGATCCAGATGCTGGCAGCGAATGGGGACAATAAATTTTCTCGTGTTATCGAAGTGGTCGTCAATGAGGCCATGAAGATCGAGCGAGCAAAGGCTCTCAACGCCGAACCATATGAACGCACGGAAGAGCGTACTGGGCATGCCAATGGATTTAAAGACAAGACGCTCAATCTTGCGACCGGGAAAGTCCTCTTGAAAGTACCACAAGTTCGCGGGATGGAGTTTTATCCCAGCTGCATCGAGAAAGGCATGCGCAGTGAGCGTGCTCTCAAGCTCGCCATCGCCGAAATGTATGTCAAAGGAGTAAGTACCCGCAGGGTCTCGGATATCGTCGAAATTCTTTGTGGCACCGAAGTCAGCTCGTCCCAGGTCAGCAGGCTGGCAAAGGAGCTCGATGAAGAGATTACGTCTTGGAAGGCGCAGCCTGTCGGACAGATTCAATACTTGGTACTTGATGCGACCTATGAATCGGTTCGCGTCGGTTCCCGGGTGGTCAAGCAGGCGCTTCTAGTGGCTATTGGCGTTGATTACAGCGGGAATCGGCATATTCTTGACGCCGAAGTCGCGAACAGTGAGGCAGAGGTAAACTGGCGTTCCTTTCTCGAGGGTCTCGTACGACGAGGGATGCACGGCCTGCGAATGATCACCAGTGATGACCACTCAGGACTGCGCGCTGCAATCGATGCTGTCTTCCCTGGAATTCTGTGGCAACGCTGCCAGTTTCATCTGCAGCAGAATGCCCACTCCTACGTCACGAAAAAAGATGACATCCCGCTGATAGCCGCTGATATTCGGAAGGTGTTCAATGCACCTGACCGCGAGAACGCGGAACGATATTTGCAACAGCTCGTTGAAAAATATCAAAAAACCCATCCGCGTTTAGCGGCTTGGGCCGATGAGAATATACGGGAAGGATTGAGTGTATTCAACATCCCGGAGAATCACAGGAGGAAAATGCGAACATCGAATCTGGCAGAGCGCCAGATGAAGGAGATCAACAGGCGAACGAAAGTAGTAGGCGTTTTCCCGAATGCGGCCAGTTTACTTCGTCTCGCGGCTGCCATGCTGATCGAGCAAAATGACCAATGGCAGAATGATAAACGGTACTTGCCGGAGTCAAACGATCGACCTGCTTTGAACGAAATTTACAGAAAAAAGGTTGCATAA
- a CDS encoding IS91 family transposase, producing the protein MNKSILAEITQVMNSPLFFASTEQRKAVENMHTCRTAARGGRIVQCPNCYTRTVVYNPCNTRECPTCSNRNKVLWQKKVSKKLLPVSHYHLVFSMPAAFTTTWLRNKKKVAEILFKSASKVIAELRATTGLLCGSALDFQSHGRGMSYKPHIHCILSDGGINQNGKWERLRTLRYTEMANRFHEIAYQELLKQIHIESLPNTKDIKDNEWRIYPEYHRDTGKSIAGYLGHTSCGAVINLKQTFDINENTIGFSETHNGKQIETVLGKKVFVERYLNHIPPAGLVTIRYYGLYSNQHTDELKAIRKEFETVLETEEESVIDLCLNCQNRMYTVVLFPANTDPEDIEQLCSHGPPRLLGSHAYN; encoded by the coding sequence GTGAACAAGTCCATTCTCGCTGAGATCACACAGGTTATGAATAGCCCGCTTTTCTTTGCAAGCACAGAACAAAGAAAAGCGGTAGAAAACATGCATACGTGTCGAACTGCTGCACGAGGAGGACGCATCGTCCAATGCCCTAACTGCTATACCAGAACAGTAGTGTATAATCCATGCAATACGCGTGAATGTCCAACCTGTTCAAATAGAAATAAAGTGTTGTGGCAAAAGAAGGTTAGTAAAAAGCTCTTGCCTGTAAGCCACTATCATTTAGTTTTTTCTATGCCGGCAGCATTTACAACAACCTGGCTAAGGAACAAGAAAAAAGTAGCAGAAATATTATTTAAGAGCGCTAGCAAAGTTATTGCGGAATTACGAGCAACAACAGGTTTATTATGCGGAAGTGCTTTAGATTTTCAGTCGCACGGAAGAGGAATGAGTTATAAACCTCACATACACTGCATTCTCAGTGATGGTGGGATAAATCAGAACGGAAAATGGGAAAGGCTCAGGACACTCCGCTACACTGAAATGGCAAATAGATTTCATGAGATTGCTTATCAAGAATTGCTAAAACAGATTCATATAGAAAGTTTACCCAACACAAAAGATATTAAAGACAACGAGTGGCGTATATATCCGGAGTATCATCGAGATACAGGAAAAAGCATAGCTGGTTATCTAGGTCACACTTCGTGTGGTGCAGTTATAAACTTAAAACAGACCTTTGATATAAATGAAAACACTATAGGTTTTAGCGAAACACATAATGGAAAACAAATAGAAACAGTATTAGGGAAAAAGGTATTTGTTGAACGATATCTAAATCATATACCGCCGGCGGGATTGGTTACAATTCGATACTATGGATTATACTCGAATCAACATACGGATGAGTTAAAAGCAATAAGAAAAGAATTTGAAACTGTTTTAGAAACAGAAGAAGAATCGGTAATAGATCTGTGTCTGAATTGTCAAAATAGAATGTATACAGTTGTACTGTTTCCTGCAAATACTGATCCTGAAGACATAGAACAATTATGCAGCCATGGACCGCCAAGATTACTTGGTTCACATGCGTACAATTGA
- a CDS encoding secondary thiamine-phosphate synthase enzyme YjbQ: protein MLYEFTINTEREGMTNLTNQVYEAVRESGIQDGFCIVYCPHTTAGITINENADPDVVHDVLLGLSRAFPDTGDFLHAEGNSAAHLKSSCIGSSVTLLVQNGELLMGRWQGVYFCEFDGPRKRTFFVKVH, encoded by the coding sequence ATGTTGTACGAGTTTACCATTAATACCGAGCGCGAGGGCATGACGAATCTGACGAATCAAGTGTACGAAGCGGTTCGGGAAAGCGGGATCCAGGACGGGTTTTGCATCGTATACTGCCCCCATACGACCGCGGGAATCACGATAAACGAGAACGCCGATCCGGACGTGGTCCACGATGTGCTGTTGGGCCTCAGCAGGGCCTTTCCCGATACGGGCGATTTTCTACATGCCGAAGGGAACTCCGCGGCCCATTTAAAGTCGAGCTGCATCGGCTCGAGCGTCACCCTTTTGGTGCAGAACGGCGAGCTGTTGATGGGACGGTGGCAGGGCGTGTATTTTTGCGAGTTCGACGGACCGCGGAAGCGGACTTTTTTCGTGAAGGTGCATTGA
- a CDS encoding D-hexose-6-phosphate mutarotase, which translates to MITMSERSAGITVATIHNKFASAEVSLYGGQVLSFKPDDRDDILFMSSPCSFKPGKPIRGGIPICFPWFGPRTDDPMLPQHGFARTSTWSIISFEDEPENSTLILGLSDTEDSRRIWPHSFAAALAVTVSKKLSLTLSVTNTGGSPLSFTDALHAYFKVSQIESARLIGLEQSEYRDLAALRSGAASEKPDTRITQNGEIVFTGEIDRVYLTDSNIRIIDNIKPGQIIIRTEGFPNRIIWNPGQVKGEAIADLGKKEWNSFVCMEAGAVDPNEISVPPGATVCQTMIIEPKR; encoded by the coding sequence ATGATAACAATGAGTGAACGAAGCGCCGGAATAACCGTGGCGACAATACATAATAAATTCGCCTCGGCAGAAGTGTCTCTTTACGGAGGGCAGGTTCTATCGTTCAAGCCGGATGACCGGGACGACATTCTTTTCATGAGTTCGCCTTGCTCATTCAAACCAGGAAAGCCGATCAGAGGAGGCATCCCGATTTGCTTTCCGTGGTTCGGCCCCCGCACCGACGACCCAATGCTTCCTCAACACGGCTTCGCTCGCACATCGACCTGGAGTATAATCTCATTCGAAGACGAACCTGAAAACTCCACTCTGATTCTTGGATTGTCAGACACGGAAGACAGCCGCCGCATATGGCCGCACTCATTCGCCGCAGCGCTCGCCGTCACCGTATCAAAAAAGCTGTCACTCACTCTATCGGTTACGAATACAGGCGGGTCTCCGCTGTCCTTCACCGACGCGCTGCACGCCTATTTCAAGGTATCGCAGATTGAATCCGCGCGCTTGATCGGGCTGGAACAATCCGAATACCGAGACCTCGCCGCACTCCGCTCAGGCGCTGCTTCAGAAAAACCCGACACGCGAATAACGCAGAACGGAGAAATCGTCTTCACGGGGGAAATCGACAGGGTATATCTGACAGATTCAAACATAAGGATTATCGACAACATAAAACCCGGACAAATAATCATCCGAACCGAAGGCTTCCCGAACCGCATTATTTGGAACCCCGGTCAAGTTAAAGGCGAGGCGATAGCCGATCTCGGAAAAAAAGAATGGAACAGCTTCGTTTGCATGGAGGCTGGCGCCGTCGACCCCAACGAAATATCCGTCCCTCCGGGCGCGACAGTCTGCCAAACAATGATCATTGAACCCAAAAGGTGA
- the tnpC gene encoding IS66 family transposase yields MPKTMTELEKEIEALKEIVNGLQLTIQNKDHEIQIWKENYFLIRQKLFGKSSEKKHFEKDPQYLLFDEAEAHADEKAPPVQEIKVAEHQRKKSGRKPKDIPLPVVEKIHELAGTDRACPCCGKDRPVIGEERSSEYDLVPAHFVKIVHVRHKYGPCACERFEESETAPILIAPPPVKVIPGSDFSNRTTAFFMTAKYADSIPFYRMSKVLERYGLGISRATLSNQAIAVGRAIGPLIDLMNRDLMNSPVLLMDETTVQVLDESGKNNTSKSYMWVQRGFHDGKPIHRFSYHHSRAGTFAESLLSGFKGYFLQTDGYKGYARFHDEKHPSYRPDLVHVGCFAHIRRKFVEAWEVAGKTGNAPEAIKLIANLYEVERELRKQLDEKAIDESTFLSRRKRKAEPYLSDLRMWLSRNALTVAPQSKLGMAISYALAEFPLASRYIDHPLLTPDTNAVENAIRPFVIGRKNWLFSGSPRGAHASAGIYSLVETAKANGHDPYFYFCFIFDRLPLCRTEAEIEKLLPYKITSEELVKLL; encoded by the coding sequence ATGCCGAAAACGATGACGGAACTTGAAAAAGAAATTGAGGCTCTTAAAGAAATCGTTAATGGCCTTCAACTTACAATACAGAACAAAGATCATGAGATACAAATCTGGAAAGAAAACTACTTCCTGATCCGTCAGAAATTGTTCGGAAAGTCTTCTGAAAAGAAGCATTTCGAAAAGGATCCCCAGTACCTCTTGTTCGACGAAGCTGAAGCACATGCTGACGAGAAAGCGCCGCCTGTCCAGGAGATCAAGGTCGCCGAACACCAGAGAAAGAAAAGCGGACGCAAACCGAAAGACATCCCGTTGCCGGTTGTTGAAAAGATTCATGAGCTTGCAGGTACGGATCGCGCCTGTCCGTGCTGCGGTAAAGACCGGCCGGTCATCGGCGAAGAACGATCAAGCGAGTATGACCTTGTTCCGGCGCATTTCGTAAAGATCGTTCATGTTCGCCATAAGTACGGACCATGTGCGTGCGAGAGGTTTGAGGAATCAGAGACTGCTCCGATCCTGATCGCTCCTCCTCCGGTGAAGGTCATTCCTGGAAGCGATTTCTCGAACCGCACGACGGCGTTCTTCATGACGGCCAAGTATGCCGATTCCATTCCATTCTACCGAATGTCGAAAGTGCTTGAGCGCTATGGTTTGGGAATCTCACGCGCGACGCTCTCGAATCAGGCAATCGCCGTGGGGCGGGCAATCGGGCCTCTCATCGATCTCATGAACCGCGATCTGATGAACTCTCCAGTTCTTCTCATGGATGAGACAACGGTACAGGTTCTCGACGAGAGCGGAAAGAACAATACATCGAAATCGTATATGTGGGTGCAGCGCGGGTTCCATGACGGAAAACCGATTCACCGGTTTTCATATCATCACTCCCGTGCAGGAACCTTCGCGGAATCCTTGCTCTCGGGTTTCAAGGGTTATTTCCTGCAAACCGACGGGTACAAGGGCTATGCCCGGTTTCATGATGAAAAGCACCCGTCGTATCGACCAGACCTCGTCCATGTCGGATGCTTTGCGCATATCAGGCGGAAATTTGTTGAAGCATGGGAGGTTGCCGGGAAAACCGGTAACGCCCCTGAGGCAATCAAGCTCATCGCGAATCTCTATGAAGTCGAGCGAGAGTTGCGGAAGCAGCTTGACGAGAAAGCAATCGATGAGTCAACGTTCCTTTCACGGCGGAAACGAAAGGCCGAACCGTATTTGTCGGACTTACGCATGTGGTTGTCCCGCAATGCACTGACCGTTGCACCGCAAAGCAAACTCGGAATGGCGATATCGTACGCCTTGGCAGAGTTTCCGCTGGCATCGCGCTACATAGATCATCCCTTGTTGACGCCTGATACGAACGCGGTTGAAAATGCCATACGTCCGTTTGTGATCGGCAGAAAGAACTGGCTGTTCTCGGGCAGTCCCCGTGGAGCGCACGCGAGCGCTGGAATCTACAGCCTGGTTGAAACGGCAAAAGCAAACGGTCATGATCCGTATTTCTATTTTTGTTTTATCTTTGACCGATTGCCGCTGTGCAGGACTGAAGCAGAAATCGAGAAGCTGCTTCCCTACAAGATTACTTCCGAAGAACTAGTCAAGTTGCTCTGA
- a CDS encoding type II toxin-antitoxin system Phd/YefM family antitoxin, whose amino-acid sequence MKTLPVGELKAQFSEVLEKVKSGESFGILYGKKKKPIAMIVPYKDSVDKKERKIGLLEGKVNIQFTDDFKMTEEELLGLS is encoded by the coding sequence ATGAAAACACTTCCTGTTGGTGAGTTAAAAGCACAGTTCTCAGAGGTTCTGGAAAAGGTTAAATCCGGAGAATCCTTTGGTATTCTTTATGGAAAAAAGAAGAAACCCATTGCTATGATTGTACCGTATAAAGACTCTGTTGATAAAAAAGAACGAAAAATAGGATTGCTTGAAGGTAAAGTTAATATTCAGTTTACGGATGATTTTAAAATGACTGAAGAAGAATTATTGGGTTTATCATGA
- a CDS encoding pyridoxamine 5'-phosphate oxidase family protein, whose protein sequence is MNDFEEGYKLLDEKFGNGRDNIVSLATIAAEANEAGAPRPIVRGVDAYYEAGVFYVTTNAKSNKMKQIAKNPEVSVASCVEMFTASGVGENIGWVLDPRNADLRLKLRAAFAAWYDLANKEGDPDCCILAIRLKRGTLNINHWERLFHMDFERRIAMENGGVF, encoded by the coding sequence GTGAATGATTTCGAGGAAGGGTATAAGCTGCTTGACGAGAAGTTCGGCAACGGCAGGGATAATATTGTATCGCTTGCGACCATAGCCGCAGAAGCAAACGAAGCGGGCGCACCCCGCCCGATTGTCCGCGGCGTGGACGCGTATTATGAGGCCGGCGTTTTTTATGTGACGACGAACGCTAAATCGAACAAGATGAAGCAGATAGCGAAGAATCCGGAAGTGTCGGTGGCTTCGTGCGTCGAGATGTTCACCGCAAGCGGCGTAGGCGAAAATATCGGTTGGGTGTTGGATCCGAGGAACGCGGACTTGCGTCTTAAGCTGCGCGCCGCGTTCGCTGCCTGGTACGATCTCGCGAATAAGGAAGGAGATCCCGATTGCTGTATTCTGGCTATTCGCTTGAAGCGGGGAACGCTCAACATCAATCACTGGGAAAGGCTCTTTCATATGGATTTTGAACGCAGAATCGCGATGGAAAACGGGGGCGTCTTCTAA